From a region of the Halomonas sp. HL-93 genome:
- a CDS encoding TRAP transporter large permease: MTPDVWMILAFAGLLIAGVPVAFSLALSGAVGIVLGLSPEMLATLGTNTYNSIAKYPLIAIPLFILTGLIFERAGVALRLVRFAQALIGPRHGGLALVAVLVCMIMGGMSGSGPADAAAVAMVMLPSMTKAGYPKPFSATLIAASASTAILIPPSVALILYSIVVPGVDLRALFAAGLFPGILAGLSLLVPALLVSKRYGWEGGTPVEGAERLSVKTTFKQALPALFAPVLILGGLRSGLFTPTEAAVVAVAYGAAVGLFLTRELSWRDLWELFGEAAIISGVVMLIIALAGIFAWAGTMLGTFRHLAEWIIGLTDNGVLLLILVMLAVLVAGMLLDAISIYLIMMPILIPVMQHFEWNPVWFGILLAMNIAIGQFTPPVAVNLMVTTEVAKIRLEHTLGWALLFVLAMSCALALVAIFPGIALWLPRVLGYNVG; encoded by the coding sequence ATGACGCCTGATGTATGGATGATTCTAGCCTTCGCCGGCTTGCTGATTGCGGGAGTGCCGGTGGCGTTTTCGCTGGCGCTCTCGGGAGCGGTGGGTATTGTTCTTGGTCTCTCCCCGGAAATGTTGGCGACGCTGGGGACCAATACCTACAACAGCATTGCCAAGTATCCGCTGATTGCGATTCCGCTGTTTATCTTGACCGGACTGATTTTCGAGCGTGCCGGTGTGGCGCTGCGTCTGGTGCGTTTTGCCCAGGCCTTGATTGGCCCGCGCCATGGCGGTCTGGCGCTGGTAGCGGTGCTGGTGTGCATGATTATGGGTGGTATGAGCGGGTCAGGCCCTGCCGATGCGGCGGCGGTGGCGATGGTAATGCTTCCGAGCATGACCAAGGCCGGCTACCCCAAGCCATTTTCGGCCACGCTGATTGCGGCGTCGGCTTCCACCGCCATTCTTATTCCGCCTTCTGTGGCGCTGATTCTCTACTCCATCGTGGTGCCGGGTGTTGACCTGCGCGCCTTGTTCGCGGCTGGCTTGTTCCCAGGCATATTAGCGGGTTTGTCGCTTTTGGTGCCGGCGCTGCTGGTGTCCAAGCGCTACGGTTGGGAAGGCGGTACACCGGTGGAAGGCGCCGAACGACTGAGTGTGAAAACAACGTTCAAACAGGCACTGCCAGCGCTATTCGCCCCGGTACTGATACTCGGCGGATTACGCTCGGGGCTGTTTACGCCTACAGAGGCCGCGGTAGTGGCGGTTGCCTACGGGGCTGCCGTTGGGCTTTTTCTGACCCGTGAGCTCTCCTGGCGGGATTTGTGGGAGCTATTTGGTGAAGCGGCGATTATTTCCGGCGTGGTCATGCTGATTATTGCCCTGGCGGGTATTTTTGCCTGGGCGGGGACGATGCTGGGTACTTTCCGCCACTTGGCAGAGTGGATTATCGGTTTGACCGATAACGGTGTGTTGCTATTGATCCTGGTCATGCTGGCAGTGCTAGTAGCGGGAATGCTGCTGGATGCGATCTCGATCTATCTGATCATGATGCCGATTTTGATTCCGGTCATGCAGCACTTCGAATGGAACCCCGTCTGGTTTGGCATTCTGCTCGCCATGAATATCGCCATCGGGCAGTTTACGCCACCGGTCGCGGTGAATTTAATGGTCACCACGGAGGTGGCAAAAATCCGCCTTGAGCATACGCTCGGCTGGGCGTTGCTATTTGTGCTTGCCATGAGTTGCGCACTGGCATTGGTGGCGATATTTCCCGGTATCGCGCTCTGGTTGCCGCGTGTTTTAGGCTATAACGTTGGCTAA
- a CDS encoding molybdopterin-dependent oxidoreductase has translation MKSLLMGCIMLAFSIPLAGLAATSDDGRAPTGPVILKVVGEITNANVADEAHFDRQMLQQLPQHDFDTTTPWTDSRNHYEGPLMRDLLAHLGVEDGSINVLALNGYEAEIPVSDFYDYDVILALKRDGEAIPIREYGPLWVLYPFDQDDALLSEKMRFRAVWQVMQINVR, from the coding sequence GTGAAATCGTTGTTAATGGGGTGCATCATGCTGGCGTTCAGCATTCCCCTGGCGGGGCTGGCGGCTACTTCAGATGACGGCCGCGCACCGACAGGGCCGGTGATTCTCAAAGTAGTGGGCGAGATTACCAACGCCAATGTCGCTGATGAGGCGCATTTTGATCGCCAGATGCTGCAGCAATTGCCGCAGCATGATTTCGACACGACCACGCCATGGACCGATAGCCGGAATCATTATGAAGGCCCCTTGATGCGAGACTTGCTGGCTCACTTGGGCGTAGAGGACGGCAGCATCAATGTATTGGCGCTCAACGGCTACGAAGCCGAAATTCCGGTGAGTGATTTTTATGACTACGATGTGATTCTCGCGCTCAAACGAGACGGTGAAGCGATTCCTATCCGAGAGTATGGTCCGCTTTGGGTACTCTACCCGTTTGATCAAGATGACGCCTTGCTGAGCGAAAAAATGCGCTTTCGCGCCGTCTGGCAGGTGATGCAAATTAATGTCCGTTAG
- a CDS encoding ATP-binding protein → MSVSAPLTHYPRLLRYPRRFKLVAMTAVVLFAAALVVATIAAWRQDNLTQSLREDTSWVIYKLDRDAVQLLNQLLNVTRGPIAPDAQDELDLSFELLYSRVTLLNEGEVSTLLDRIEPARQLLEDIQQQLDVLDPMFEPHEDLDQMPITALETELQALTRLTERLVITINGYLAESATEERAQLSLLYKLLMSLIVAMSLAALLVVVFLVREMRESAAARRDQEQLSRQLEVTAKQAQAANLAKSDFLAMVSHEIRTPLNGVIGMSELLREPANRVQVEDYANTIYESANQLLAMINEILDFSKIEAGHLSLETAPTAVKPLVDSVVALFKPRAEAKGLALTLQVDELVPAWVMVDAGRLRQILLNLIANAIKFTDDGSVSVRVSSTVDRLQFDVSDTGCGVSDAQQQHLFEPFQQADASVARRFGGTGLGLAISKRLSEAMHGQLSVDSQLGEGSTFSCQLPLIEAEPYHRSPLPSLPAQQHFPRTSLLLVEDNAINRKVAIELLSRLGCDIVCAENGHDALAMTAAQRFHLIFMDIQLPDIDGLEVTRKLRAQGGWLAEVPIVAMTAGGVEDDRQRCLQAGMNDYITKPLSTAALSNVLALQLGDAETETVSWPTGPTNGESLLNDDTLSSLYQTLGEDHLRQLIALYHRQVEDYLAQLATYLGLEAEMPAEQTQQIVRLAHQLRGEALSIGAQQVAQHAKQLEVLARQETPCASELSNAFSVLRQTSARTYPALERWQRDHLPR, encoded by the coding sequence ATGTCCGTTAGCGCTCCTTTGACGCATTACCCCCGTTTGCTGCGCTATCCTCGGCGCTTCAAGCTGGTCGCCATGACGGCCGTGGTGCTATTCGCCGCGGCGTTGGTCGTGGCGACAATCGCCGCATGGCGCCAGGATAATCTTACCCAGTCCCTGCGCGAAGACACCTCCTGGGTGATTTACAAGCTGGATCGTGATGCGGTCCAACTGCTCAATCAGCTACTCAACGTGACTCGCGGGCCAATAGCGCCTGACGCCCAAGATGAGTTGGATCTAAGTTTTGAACTGCTTTATAGCCGAGTTACTTTGCTCAATGAAGGGGAGGTCAGCACGCTACTGGACCGTATTGAGCCAGCACGACAATTGCTAGAGGACATTCAGCAGCAGTTAGATGTCCTCGACCCGATGTTTGAGCCCCATGAAGACCTTGATCAGATGCCGATCACCGCGCTGGAAACCGAACTGCAAGCCTTAACGCGCCTCACCGAACGGCTGGTTATCACGATCAATGGCTACTTGGCTGAATCCGCCACTGAGGAGCGCGCGCAGCTCAGTCTGCTATATAAGCTGTTGATGAGCCTTATAGTGGCGATGAGTTTGGCCGCGCTGCTAGTCGTCGTTTTCCTGGTACGGGAAATGCGCGAGAGCGCGGCTGCGCGGCGAGATCAAGAACAGCTTAGCCGTCAACTGGAAGTCACCGCCAAGCAGGCCCAGGCGGCTAATCTCGCGAAGTCCGACTTTCTCGCGATGGTCAGTCATGAGATCCGAACGCCTCTGAATGGCGTCATTGGCATGAGCGAATTGCTGCGCGAGCCTGCTAATCGAGTTCAGGTAGAAGATTACGCCAACACGATTTACGAAAGCGCCAACCAGCTATTAGCAATGATCAATGAGATTCTGGATTTTTCCAAAATTGAAGCAGGTCATTTAAGCCTGGAAACGGCCCCAACGGCTGTTAAACCACTGGTAGATAGCGTTGTTGCTTTGTTTAAGCCCCGAGCCGAGGCTAAAGGCCTGGCACTCACCCTGCAGGTGGATGAATTGGTACCCGCTTGGGTGATGGTCGATGCTGGTCGGCTAAGGCAGATTTTGCTTAATTTAATTGCCAATGCCATCAAGTTTACAGATGACGGTAGCGTTTCTGTGCGTGTTTCCAGCACGGTTGACCGGTTACAATTTGACGTGTCAGACACCGGCTGCGGCGTAAGCGACGCGCAACAGCAGCATTTGTTTGAGCCTTTCCAGCAGGCGGATGCATCGGTTGCCCGGCGTTTCGGCGGGACCGGCCTGGGGCTTGCCATTTCCAAACGGCTAAGTGAGGCGATGCATGGGCAGCTAAGCGTTGACAGCCAACTTGGCGAGGGCAGCACCTTCAGCTGTCAACTACCGCTAATAGAGGCAGAGCCTTACCATCGTTCACCGCTGCCCTCACTGCCTGCTCAGCAGCATTTCCCTAGGACCTCGTTACTGCTGGTGGAAGACAATGCCATCAACCGTAAAGTCGCCATTGAATTGTTGTCGCGTTTAGGCTGCGACATCGTCTGCGCAGAAAATGGCCACGATGCGCTGGCGATGACCGCTGCTCAGCGCTTCCACCTGATTTTTATGGATATTCAACTGCCTGACATAGACGGGCTGGAGGTTACCCGAAAACTACGCGCTCAAGGCGGCTGGCTGGCCGAGGTGCCCATTGTCGCGATGACTGCAGGCGGTGTAGAAGATGACCGTCAGCGCTGCCTGCAGGCGGGGATGAATGATTATATTACCAAACCGTTATCCACCGCCGCGTTGAGCAATGTTCTAGCGCTTCAACTAGGTGATGCCGAAACCGAGACGGTTTCTTGGCCTACTGGGCCTACAAACGGCGAAAGTCTGCTGAATGACGACACGTTAAGCAGTCTTTACCAAACCCTCGGTGAGGATCACTTGCGTCAGCTCATAGCCCTCTATCACCGACAAGTTGAAGATTATCTTGCCCAATTGGCGACGTACCTCGGGCTTGAGGCGGAAATGCCGGCTGAACAGACCCAACAGATCGTCCGTTTGGCCCACCAACTGCGTGGAGAAGCGCTGAGTATTGGCGCGCAGCAGGTGGCGCAGCATGCCAAGCAGTTAGAAGTCTTGGCAAGGCAGGAAACGCCTTGTGCCAGCGAACTGAGCAACGCCTTTAGCGTGCTGCGCCAAACCTCCGCGCGCACCTACCCTGCGTTAGAGCGATGGCAACGTGATCACTTACCCCGCTAA
- a CDS encoding TRAP transporter permease, translating into MTVDNTKASGSNVDLDDLVASTDSGARKPAGVPGKLLVSIAAAWSLFQLWIASPLPYVVGFGVFNATQARSIHLAFALFLAYMAYPALKHSPRDRIPVLDWVLAAVAAFCGAYMFIFYEGLSDRPGSPLLIDVVVGIAGIVLLLEATRRALGPPLMIVASVFLVYSLAGPWMPGILAHGGVSFNGLVNHQWLTTQGVFGIALGVSTSFVFLFVLFGALLDKAGAGNYFIKVAFSMLGHYRGGPAKAAVVASGMTGLISGSSIANTVTTGTFTIPMMKRVGFSSEKAGAVEVAASVNGQIMPPVMGAAAFLMVEYVGISYVEVIKHAFLPAVISYIALIYIVHLEAMKANMQGLQSSNPPKPLVRKLVGFLSGLLLMMVTALVVYYGLGWMQPALGVAAPWVIGAGLVAVYVGLLKVASGYPELELDDPNEPVVTLPQTRPTVMVGLQYILPVIVLVWCLMVERLSPGLSAFWATVFMIFIMLTQRPITALFRGRSNLSADLREGAMDLWDGLVTGARNMIGIGIATATAGIIVGAVSQTGVGLVLAEVVETLAMGNLLLILLFTAILSLILGMGLPTTANYIVVSALLAPVIIQLGEQNGLLVPLIAVHLFVFYFGIMADVTPPVGLASFAAAAISGGDPIRTGFQAFYYSLRTAALPFLFIFNTDLLLIDVTPLQGVLIFIVATVAMLIFAAATQGYMLTRNRWYESILLLVVAFALFRPGFFMDMIHDPYRSTQPAEFADTLGEMDEDSSLRVQISGLDDYGDPMTTYIRVPVPEGDSGQERLDNLGLMLMTEDDETIVDTVTYGSDAADLGFDFDQEIVEVLAPVDRWTKEWIWIPALGVFGLIVMLQRRRRDADGRNIKANTV; encoded by the coding sequence ATGACAGTGGACAACACTAAGGCCAGCGGGTCGAATGTTGATCTTGACGACCTTGTCGCCTCTACCGACTCCGGAGCGCGTAAACCAGCGGGCGTTCCAGGTAAGTTGTTGGTCAGTATTGCGGCGGCTTGGTCACTCTTTCAGCTATGGATCGCTTCGCCCCTGCCATATGTAGTGGGTTTTGGCGTATTTAATGCGACCCAGGCCCGTTCGATTCATTTAGCCTTTGCGCTGTTTTTGGCCTACATGGCGTACCCAGCGCTTAAGCATTCGCCTCGCGATCGTATCCCGGTATTGGATTGGGTCCTGGCGGCCGTCGCCGCGTTTTGCGGTGCTTATATGTTCATCTTTTACGAGGGCTTGTCGGATCGCCCCGGATCACCGCTGCTGATCGACGTTGTTGTCGGTATCGCGGGAATTGTATTGCTGCTGGAGGCCACACGGCGTGCACTTGGGCCGCCGTTGATGATCGTGGCAAGTGTGTTTTTAGTGTATTCCTTGGCGGGACCATGGATGCCGGGCATATTAGCCCACGGCGGAGTAAGTTTTAACGGGCTGGTCAATCATCAGTGGCTAACCACCCAGGGCGTATTCGGTATTGCGCTAGGGGTTTCTACCAGCTTTGTGTTTCTGTTTGTTTTGTTTGGCGCGCTGTTGGATAAAGCAGGCGCGGGAAACTATTTCATTAAAGTCGCATTTTCGATGCTGGGACATTACCGCGGTGGCCCTGCCAAGGCAGCAGTGGTGGCGTCGGGCATGACCGGTTTGATTTCGGGTTCTTCGATTGCCAATACGGTGACCACGGGCACCTTTACTATCCCGATGATGAAGCGCGTCGGTTTTTCATCCGAAAAAGCCGGTGCGGTAGAGGTGGCGGCTTCGGTCAATGGGCAAATTATGCCGCCGGTGATGGGGGCCGCCGCGTTTTTGATGGTCGAGTACGTGGGTATTTCTTACGTCGAGGTTATCAAGCACGCGTTCCTACCGGCAGTGATTTCCTACATCGCACTGATATATATCGTTCACCTTGAGGCCATGAAGGCCAATATGCAGGGGCTTCAAAGCAGCAACCCGCCTAAGCCGTTAGTGCGCAAGCTGGTTGGCTTTTTAAGCGGTTTGTTGCTGATGATGGTCACCGCACTGGTGGTGTATTACGGCCTTGGCTGGATGCAGCCAGCGCTGGGCGTGGCTGCACCTTGGGTGATTGGTGCCGGGCTGGTGGCGGTTTATGTGGGGCTTCTGAAGGTGGCTTCTGGTTATCCCGAGCTTGAATTGGATGACCCCAACGAGCCGGTGGTGACACTGCCGCAAACCCGGCCCACAGTGATGGTCGGCCTGCAGTATATCCTTCCCGTTATCGTGCTGGTGTGGTGCCTGATGGTTGAGCGCTTATCGCCTGGGTTGTCAGCGTTTTGGGCGACAGTGTTCATGATCTTTATCATGCTCACCCAACGCCCGATCACGGCGCTCTTCCGCGGTCGAAGTAACCTATCGGCTGACCTACGCGAAGGTGCTATGGACCTGTGGGACGGGCTGGTCACCGGTGCCCGAAACATGATCGGCATCGGCATCGCGACGGCAACGGCGGGTATTATTGTGGGCGCGGTTTCCCAGACAGGTGTTGGCCTGGTATTGGCGGAAGTAGTGGAAACCCTGGCGATGGGAAATCTGCTACTAATTTTGCTGTTTACCGCCATTCTCAGCCTGATTCTGGGTATGGGGCTTCCGACCACTGCCAACTACATCGTGGTTTCTGCTCTGCTGGCGCCGGTGATCATTCAGCTCGGCGAGCAAAACGGGCTGCTGGTGCCGCTAATTGCCGTGCACCTGTTTGTGTTTTACTTCGGTATTATGGCTGACGTGACCCCACCTGTGGGGCTGGCTTCGTTTGCAGCGGCGGCGATTTCAGGGGGCGACCCTATCCGCACCGGTTTTCAGGCGTTTTATTACAGCCTGCGTACTGCCGCGCTGCCGTTTTTGTTCATCTTTAACACCGACCTGCTGCTGATTGACGTCACCCCGCTGCAGGGGGTGTTGATCTTTATCGTCGCTACCGTGGCAATGCTTATTTTTGCCGCCGCCACCCAAGGGTATATGCTCACCCGTAACCGCTGGTATGAGTCGATTCTGTTGCTGGTGGTAGCTTTTGCGCTGTTCCGCCCCGGCTTCTTTATGGACATGATTCACGATCCCTACCGTTCCACGCAGCCTGCGGAGTTCGCGGACACATTGGGCGAGATGGATGAAGACTCTTCACTACGGGTGCAAATCAGCGGCTTGGATGATTATGGTGACCCTATGACGACCTATATTCGAGTACCAGTACCCGAAGGCGATAGCGGTCAAGAGCGGTTGGATAATCTCGGTCTGATGCTGATGACCGAAGACGATGAAACCATTGTTGATACCGTGACCTACGGTAGTGACGCGGCAGATTTAGGCTTTGATTTTGACCAGGAAATCGTGGAAGTCCTGGCCCCTGTCGATCGCTGGACGAAGGAGTGGATTTGGATACCGGCACTTGGCGTATTCGGCCTTATTGTCATGCTGCAGCGCCGTCGACGGGACGCCGATGGGCGTAATATCAAGGCCAATACTGTTTAA
- a CDS encoding DMT family transporter produces the protein MPLRDLLLGLFVIAIWALNIIVIKVGVAELPPLLMTTLRFTLVAVLLVPFYPVARAQLPFLLLLSITFGSLHFALLFIGLGQAEAGTGALLVQMGTPFATLLAVIFLKEKLGPKRIVGLLLSFAGVVVLAGGPTLPSPLPLAILLCSAMGWAVSQLLIKRGPPIAPLALAGWVALFAVPQVALGSWLFESGQWQALKQASWLGWGAMIYTAVMSSIVAYGIWYALLRRHPVNRVVPMTLLVPVLAVGLGALLMGDSLGVHKLVGGGLVIAGIALIVLNISHRPRPA, from the coding sequence GTGCCTCTACGCGACTTGCTGCTCGGCCTATTTGTTATCGCTATTTGGGCGCTGAATATCATTGTCATCAAGGTCGGTGTGGCGGAGCTTCCGCCGCTATTGATGACTACCCTACGCTTTACGCTGGTCGCAGTCTTACTGGTGCCCTTCTACCCGGTAGCGCGGGCACAGCTGCCGTTTTTGCTGCTGCTATCCATCACCTTCGGCAGTTTGCACTTTGCCCTTCTATTTATTGGTCTGGGCCAGGCAGAAGCGGGTACGGGAGCGCTGTTAGTGCAGATGGGAACGCCCTTTGCCACGCTATTAGCGGTGATCTTTCTAAAAGAGAAGCTAGGCCCCAAACGCATTGTCGGGCTACTGCTCTCTTTTGCCGGTGTGGTCGTGCTGGCCGGTGGGCCAACGCTGCCCTCTCCGCTGCCACTGGCGATCCTGTTGTGCAGCGCCATGGGCTGGGCGGTATCCCAACTGTTAATCAAACGCGGCCCACCTATTGCGCCGCTGGCGTTGGCGGGCTGGGTCGCGCTGTTTGCGGTGCCCCAGGTAGCACTGGGATCATGGCTGTTTGAAAGTGGACAGTGGCAAGCACTAAAGCAGGCAAGCTGGTTAGGCTGGGGGGCGATGATCTACACCGCCGTGATGTCATCAATCGTTGCCTACGGGATCTGGTACGCGCTGTTACGCCGCCACCCGGTCAATCGCGTCGTCCCCATGACGCTGCTCGTTCCGGTATTGGCGGTCGGCTTGGGAGCACTGCTGATGGGCGACAGTCTGGGCGTGCATAAACTGGTGGGCGGCGGGCTGGTGATCGCGGGCATCGCCCTGATTGTGCTTAATATCAGTCATCGCCCTCGCCCCGCTTAA
- a CDS encoding DctP family TRAP transporter solute-binding subunit, translating to MTLTRSMAFMSTGLAGVMLLSFSLSVQARELSVSTVLPDAFPWGQAAEKWADLVEERSDGELTLRVYPNSQLVSGDQTREFSAMRSGLIDAAVGSTINWSPQVPELNLFSLPFFIPDEAAVDAVTGGDAGEMVFEAIESRGVIPLAWGENGFRQVSNSKGPISEPGDLDGLKIRVVGSPLFQDTFSALDADPTQMSWTDAQPALTTGAVDGQENPLSVFDVARIDQVGQEHLTLWNYMNDPLIFAVNQQVWESLSGDQRTLLRETAKEAGEWEIAMTREEESERLAAIKERGVTVTELSDEQYQAFVDATQSVYEKWTPRIGEELVEAAQSAIDER from the coding sequence ATGACGCTGACACGCTCAATGGCTTTTATGTCTACCGGCTTGGCCGGTGTAATGTTGCTGTCTTTCTCCCTTTCCGTGCAGGCCCGCGAACTGTCTGTGTCGACAGTGCTGCCCGACGCCTTTCCCTGGGGGCAAGCGGCTGAAAAATGGGCGGATCTGGTCGAGGAACGTAGCGACGGTGAGCTAACTCTTCGGGTGTATCCCAACTCTCAGTTGGTATCGGGTGACCAGACCCGCGAGTTTTCGGCCATGCGCTCGGGGCTGATCGACGCGGCGGTAGGTTCGACCATCAACTGGTCGCCGCAGGTACCCGAGCTCAATCTCTTCTCGCTGCCGTTTTTCATTCCCGACGAAGCCGCGGTGGATGCGGTGACCGGTGGCGACGCTGGGGAAATGGTATTCGAGGCAATTGAGTCTCGCGGTGTGATTCCGTTGGCGTGGGGTGAGAATGGCTTCCGCCAGGTGTCGAATTCGAAAGGCCCGATTAGCGAGCCTGGGGACTTGGACGGTCTGAAAATCCGCGTGGTCGGCTCGCCGCTGTTCCAGGATACGTTCTCGGCCCTCGATGCCGACCCCACGCAAATGAGCTGGACCGATGCCCAGCCAGCGCTGACCACCGGCGCGGTGGATGGTCAGGAAAATCCGCTATCGGTATTTGACGTGGCGCGTATTGATCAAGTCGGCCAGGAGCACTTAACGCTGTGGAATTACATGAACGACCCGCTGATTTTCGCCGTTAACCAACAGGTCTGGGAGTCGCTTAGCGGAGATCAACGCACGCTGCTACGCGAGACCGCCAAGGAGGCGGGAGAGTGGGAAATCGCCATGACCCGTGAAGAAGAAAGCGAGCGGCTCGCCGCTATCAAAGAGCGTGGTGTCACGGTCACCGAATTAAGCGATGAGCAGTATCAGGCGTTCGTAGATGCCACTCAGTCTGTCTACGAGAAGTGGACGCCGCGTATTGGCGAAGAGTTGGTGGAAGCGGCGCAATCAGCCATTGACGAGCGCTAA
- a CDS encoding TAXI family TRAP transporter solute-binding subunit produces MKRHAFSTAAFSGALLAAAAFASPAMAEEEDGENYITIGTGGQTGVYYVVGQSVCRLVNRGSDDHDIRCNAPSTGGSVANINGIKSGELDMGVAQSDVQYQAYNGEGNFEDEAFEDLRAVFRIHGEPLTLLAREDSGIETLDDLEGKRVNIGNPGSGQRNTMEVVMDAKGWDEDSFSMVSELDASEQAAALADNNIDAMVYVVGHPNGSIQEATTTVDSRLIPLDDEDVQGIVDEYPYYTNSTIPGGLYKNNPDDVETFGVSATFVSSAEVDEDVVYETVKAVFDDFDRFKRLHPAFENLDQEEMVSEGLSAPLHDGAKKYYVEQGWIEE; encoded by the coding sequence ATGAAACGCCATGCATTTTCTACCGCTGCTTTCTCCGGTGCGCTACTTGCTGCCGCTGCCTTTGCATCACCCGCAATGGCCGAAGAAGAAGACGGTGAAAACTACATTACCATTGGTACCGGTGGCCAGACCGGCGTTTACTACGTCGTTGGCCAGTCCGTATGCCGACTGGTAAACCGCGGCAGCGACGATCACGATATTCGCTGTAATGCGCCGTCAACCGGTGGCTCTGTTGCCAATATTAACGGCATTAAGTCTGGCGAACTGGATATGGGCGTTGCCCAGTCTGATGTTCAGTACCAAGCGTATAATGGCGAAGGTAACTTCGAAGACGAAGCTTTCGAGGATCTGCGTGCGGTATTCCGCATCCATGGTGAGCCGCTGACGCTGCTGGCTCGTGAAGACTCTGGTATCGAAACGCTGGATGACCTGGAAGGCAAGCGCGTTAATATCGGCAACCCGGGTTCTGGTCAGCGCAACACCATGGAAGTGGTGATGGACGCGAAAGGCTGGGACGAAGATAGCTTCTCGATGGTTTCTGAGCTGGATGCCTCTGAGCAGGCTGCGGCCCTGGCTGATAATAACATCGATGCCATGGTCTACGTAGTCGGTCACCCGAACGGCTCCATCCAGGAAGCCACTACTACCGTGGATTCGCGCTTGATTCCGCTGGACGATGAAGATGTTCAAGGCATCGTTGACGAGTATCCCTACTATACAAACTCGACTATCCCAGGCGGTCTGTACAAAAACAATCCTGACGACGTAGAGACGTTCGGCGTGTCGGCGACCTTTGTCTCCTCCGCTGAGGTAGATGAAGACGTGGTCTATGAAACCGTTAAGGCTGTATTTGACGACTTTGACCGCTTCAAGCGTCTACACCCTGCGTTTGAAAATCTGGATCAAGAAGAAATGGTGTCAGAAGGCCTCTCAGCACCGCTTCACGATGGTGCTAAGAAGTACTACGTAGAGCAGGGTTGGATCGAAGAATAA
- a CDS encoding universal stress protein: MYHKILLPVDLNEESSWTKALPTAITLCQTFDASLHVVTVLPEFKMPMVGAYFPKDFSKKAHEAVKEAQHTFIQQHVPETINTQSVIVDGSPWEAIIKVGKQLDIDLIVMASHTKRKFVDYVLGPNAEHVVHHAKMSVMIVR; encoded by the coding sequence ATGTACCACAAAATCTTATTGCCCGTTGATCTCAACGAAGAGAGTTCATGGACAAAAGCGCTACCCACGGCCATCACGCTGTGTCAGACGTTTGATGCCTCGCTGCATGTGGTGACGGTGCTGCCGGAATTTAAGATGCCCATGGTGGGTGCTTACTTTCCGAAAGACTTCTCTAAAAAGGCACACGAGGCTGTTAAGGAAGCCCAGCACACCTTTATTCAACAACACGTACCGGAGACAATTAACACCCAGAGCGTGATTGTCGACGGCTCGCCGTGGGAGGCGATCATCAAAGTCGGAAAACAGCTGGATATCGACCTGATCGTTATGGCCTCTCATACTAAGCGTAAGTTTGTTGATTACGTGTTGGGGCCTAATGCCGAGCATGTGGTACACCACGCCAAAATGTCGGTCATGATTGTTCGCTAA
- a CDS encoding TRAP transporter small permease: MKGIPDARPERWLGALALIVISLISLGNVVTRYLTGGSFSFTEELSVFLLVVLTFAGASVALRRQRHIRISFLERLLPPRMRRLLILFQALCTLVVLGLISGFGGLMVWQEYQWESLSPGLGVPQWWYLIWLPILTLAMVWRLFQQTRDRLAGRESDDA, from the coding sequence ATGAAAGGCATTCCGGACGCGCGGCCCGAGCGTTGGTTGGGCGCGCTGGCATTGATTGTTATCTCACTGATTAGCCTGGGTAACGTGGTCACGCGTTACCTGACGGGGGGCTCTTTTTCGTTCACAGAAGAGTTGTCGGTGTTTCTACTGGTGGTGCTAACTTTCGCGGGTGCCTCGGTAGCGCTGCGTCGTCAGCGGCATATTCGCATCAGTTTTTTAGAGCGTTTATTGCCACCTCGCATGCGTAGGTTGCTAATCCTTTTCCAGGCGCTTTGTACGCTGGTGGTGCTGGGGTTAATTAGCGGCTTTGGCGGCCTGATGGTTTGGCAGGAATACCAGTGGGAGTCACTGTCGCCCGGCCTTGGCGTGCCGCAGTGGTGGTATCTGATTTGGCTGCCCATCCTGACGCTGGCGATGGTGTGGCGTCTCTTCCAGCAAACCCGTGACCGTTTGGCCGGGAGGGAAAGCGATGACGCCTGA